The following coding sequences lie in one Mercenaria mercenaria strain notata chromosome 5, MADL_Memer_1, whole genome shotgun sequence genomic window:
- the LOC123557748 gene encoding proline-rich transmembrane protein 1-like isoform X1 yields MAERADNDQPGDLYTVETPGYGVDAPQRYHPGPKQTGYPTQQTDHPLQQSGYPQQQPGYPPHQPGYPPQQPGYPPHQPGYPPQQPGYLLQQPGYLLQQTGFVQLPYTNTNTAVVVNQPLAGTAIVQPRTPDYMVSSILACLCCFWPTGICAIYYANEAKNLADVGDYVGARRMADNARHLIITSVIVGIIVITLSVVLRVVLAGTSTNDGYEY; encoded by the exons ATGGCAGAAAGAGCAG ATAACGACCAACCCGGGGATCTATACACAGTCGAAACGCCCGGTTACGGGGTAGATGCCCCCCAGCGATATCACCCAGGACCAAAGCAAACTGGTTATCCAACACAACAAACTGATCATCCACTACAGCAATCTGGTTATCCACAACAACAGCCTGGTTATCCACCACATCAACCTGGTTATCCACCGCAACAGCCTGGTTATCCACCACATCAACCTGGTTATCCACCACAACAACCTGGTTATCTACTACAACAACCTGGTTATCTACTACAACAAACTGGTTTTGTCCAGTTGCCCTACACTAATACCAACACAGCCGTG GTTGTTAATCAGCCACTAGCAGGGACGGCGATAGTTCAGCCGCGGACCCCAGATTACATGGTTTCCTCAATATTAGCATGTCTTTGCTGCTTCTGGCCCACAGGCATTTGTGCCATCTACTATGCAAACGAG GCTAAGAATCTTGCGGATGTTGGTGATTACGTGGGAGCGAGAAGGATGGCAGACAACGCCCGGCATTTAATTATCACGAGTGTGATCGTGGGAATTATTGTGATCACTCTTTCGGTAGTGTTACGCGTTGTGTTGGCGGGTACGAGTACTAACGACGGGTACGAGTACTAG